The Deinococcus humi genome has a segment encoding these proteins:
- the thrS gene encoding threonine--tRNA ligase, with protein MHVYLPDGKQLDLPQGATALDAAQAIGPRLAQDALAATANGVLTDLMTPLPEGAEISLITKKNPGQAQSVFRHSLGHVLSQAVGEYYEGKGYPREAVKRGVGPSIENGFYQDFDLPEPLGEEELPEIEKLMREIIGRGLDIIRTEVSKAEALEQFSFDPYKVELISELPDGQPITFYTQGEYVDLCRGPHFPNTGKLPVAFKLTSTSGAYWRGNEKNPILQRIYGVAFATQKELDEYLERLEEAKRRDHRKLGRELELFTIDPLVGKGLPLWLPNGTVLREELAAFLKEQQFRRGYQGVITPNIGNLELYKTSGHYQNYSESNFSPITVDDEQYMLKPMNCPHHIRIYDSKPRSYRDLPVRLAEFGTVYRYEQSGELNGLTRVRGFTQDDAHIFCRPDQLKKEFLDVLDLTVLVLRTFGMNDVRFRVGTRDPQSDKYVGDAENWQVAEDQIIQAVEEVGLPYSIEPGDAAFYGPKLDFVVKDVLGREWQLGTIQVDYNLPERFDISYVGEDGQDHRPVMIHRAPFGSLERFVGILIEHYAGAFPLWLAPRQIAIVPIADRHNAYAEELRTELHAAGLRAEVDDSSNRMQAKVRNAELSKIPVILIVGDKEQEAREVSTRERWPDGHRERKGVRFDELKAELLERYKSRS; from the coding sequence ATGCACGTTTATCTTCCCGATGGAAAACAACTGGACCTCCCGCAGGGGGCCACGGCCCTGGACGCCGCTCAGGCGATTGGCCCGCGCCTGGCCCAGGACGCGCTGGCCGCCACCGCCAACGGCGTGCTGACGGACCTGATGACCCCTCTGCCCGAGGGCGCGGAGATCAGCCTGATCACCAAGAAGAATCCGGGACAGGCGCAGAGCGTTTTCCGGCACTCGCTGGGCCACGTTCTCAGTCAGGCGGTGGGCGAGTATTACGAGGGCAAGGGCTACCCCCGCGAGGCGGTGAAACGTGGCGTCGGCCCCAGCATCGAGAACGGGTTCTACCAGGACTTCGATCTGCCCGAACCGCTGGGCGAGGAGGAGCTGCCCGAGATCGAGAAGCTCATGCGTGAGATCATCGGGCGCGGCCTGGACATCATCCGGACCGAGGTGAGCAAGGCCGAGGCACTGGAGCAATTTTCCTTCGATCCCTACAAGGTGGAGCTGATTTCCGAGTTGCCCGACGGGCAGCCGATCACCTTCTACACGCAGGGCGAGTACGTGGATCTGTGCCGGGGGCCGCACTTCCCCAACACCGGCAAGCTGCCCGTGGCTTTCAAGCTGACCAGCACCAGCGGCGCTTACTGGCGGGGCAATGAGAAGAACCCGATTCTCCAGCGCATCTACGGCGTGGCCTTTGCCACCCAGAAGGAGCTGGACGAGTACCTGGAGCGGCTGGAAGAGGCCAAGCGCCGCGATCACCGCAAGCTGGGCCGTGAACTGGAACTGTTCACCATTGACCCGCTGGTGGGCAAGGGCCTGCCGCTGTGGCTGCCCAACGGCACGGTGTTGCGCGAGGAACTGGCCGCCTTTCTCAAGGAGCAGCAGTTCCGGCGCGGCTACCAGGGCGTTATCACACCCAACATCGGCAACCTGGAGCTGTACAAGACCAGCGGCCACTATCAGAATTACTCGGAGAGCAACTTTTCGCCGATCACGGTCGATGACGAGCAGTACATGCTCAAGCCGATGAACTGCCCGCACCACATCCGCATCTATGACAGCAAGCCTCGCAGTTACCGCGACCTCCCGGTGCGCCTGGCCGAATTCGGCACGGTCTACCGTTACGAACAGTCTGGCGAACTGAACGGTTTGACGAGGGTGCGCGGCTTCACGCAGGACGACGCGCATATCTTCTGCCGGCCCGATCAGCTTAAAAAAGAGTTCCTGGACGTGCTGGACTTGACGGTGCTGGTGCTGCGGACCTTCGGCATGAACGACGTGCGCTTCCGCGTCGGCACCCGTGATCCCCAGAGCGACAAGTACGTGGGCGACGCCGAGAACTGGCAGGTGGCGGAAGACCAGATCATTCAGGCGGTGGAAGAAGTGGGCCTGCCCTACAGCATCGAGCCGGGCGACGCCGCCTTCTACGGTCCCAAGCTGGATTTCGTGGTCAAGGATGTGCTGGGACGTGAGTGGCAGCTGGGCACCATTCAGGTGGACTACAACCTGCCCGAACGCTTCGACATCTCCTACGTCGGCGAGGACGGCCAGGACCACCGCCCGGTCATGATCCACCGCGCGCCCTTCGGAAGTCTGGAACGCTTCGTGGGCATCTTGATCGAGCATTACGCCGGGGCCTTCCCGCTGTGGCTGGCCCCGCGCCAGATCGCCATTGTGCCCATTGCGGACCGCCACAACGCCTACGCCGAGGAACTGCGCACCGAGCTGCACGCAGCGGGGCTGCGAGCCGAGGTGGACGATTCCAGCAACCGCATGCAGGCCAAGGTCCGCAACGCCGAGCTGTCCAAGATCCCCGTGATCCTGATCGTGGGTGACAAGGAGCAGGAGGCCCGCGAGGTCAGCACCCGCGAGCGCTGGCCCGACGGTCACCGGGAGCGCAAGGGTGTGCGCTTCGACGAGCTGAAGGCCGAGTTGCTCGAACGGTACAAGAGCCGCAGCTAG
- a CDS encoding LptA/OstA family protein encodes MRRSGIGRAGLRGVGVTLALILGTGLPAWVLAQDAAPATPPGQTEPQQTPTPAVPDQATPSAPDTTETEPGAETSSLELVRKSDTDGQERRIRIVRTGTSDDTGIFALCSPQEEDPKDAPTLAVFSETGPGGVRITIDKNVIRVPLAVVTQQQPGDGEEGSDGRVEASAGTARFLDDVPADATERLPRCGVEATPKSVPDTVFVTQGKTELKGQKLVYDETDGIARIDGPVTFRRANETDPLTGSSERIEVNVDEEKTTLVGNVVLNSEGGRVSRAGRVEYDDAANLARLIGTPEQPAVSVKGGDTLRAGMILYDLEKNEVYAVKAEGGTITGEFVEEGDTPGTSSAPGTAPATSPVSPAPSSGTPDPNSDNPDAPPPGPTDPASPPTP; translated from the coding sequence ATGCGGAGGTCTGGAATCGGGCGGGCAGGGCTCAGGGGGGTGGGCGTCACCCTGGCCCTGATCCTTGGCACAGGGCTGCCAGCGTGGGTGCTGGCGCAGGATGCGGCTCCTGCCACCCCTCCAGGCCAGACCGAGCCTCAGCAGACCCCCACTCCTGCGGTCCCAGATCAGGCCACCCCTTCCGCTCCGGACACCACCGAAACGGAGCCGGGGGCGGAAACCTCCAGCCTGGAACTGGTCCGCAAGAGTGACACCGACGGCCAGGAGCGGCGCATCCGCATCGTGCGGACGGGAACCAGTGACGACACGGGCATCTTTGCCCTGTGCAGCCCGCAGGAGGAAGACCCGAAGGATGCGCCCACGCTGGCCGTCTTCAGCGAAACCGGACCTGGAGGCGTGCGGATCACCATCGACAAGAATGTGATTCGGGTGCCCCTGGCGGTGGTCACGCAGCAGCAGCCCGGAGACGGCGAGGAGGGCAGCGACGGACGGGTGGAAGCCAGCGCCGGAACGGCCCGCTTTCTGGATGATGTTCCCGCCGACGCTACCGAGCGCCTGCCCCGTTGCGGCGTGGAGGCCACCCCCAAATCCGTCCCCGACACTGTATTTGTCACCCAGGGCAAGACCGAACTGAAAGGTCAGAAACTGGTCTACGACGAGACGGACGGTATCGCCCGCATTGACGGCCCCGTAACCTTCCGGCGGGCCAACGAGACGGACCCGCTGACCGGCAGCAGTGAGCGCATTGAGGTCAACGTGGACGAGGAGAAGACCACGCTGGTGGGCAACGTGGTCCTGAATAGCGAGGGCGGGCGCGTCAGCCGGGCGGGACGGGTAGAATATGACGACGCCGCGAACCTGGCCCGCTTGATCGGCACGCCGGAGCAGCCTGCCGTGAGCGTCAAGGGCGGCGATACCCTGCGGGCCGGGATGATCCTGTACGATCTCGAGAAGAACGAGGTCTACGCCGTGAAAGCCGAGGGCGGGACCATCACCGGGGAATTTGTGGAGGAGGGAGACACGCCTGGAACCAGCTCGGCCCCGGGGACCGCGCCCGCGACCAGTCCTGTGTCTCCCGCACCTTCTTCAGGCACGCCAGACCCCAACTCCGACAACCCAGACGCCCCGCCGCCCGGACCTACAGACCCAGCCTCGCCACCGACGCCCTGA
- the folE gene encoding GTP cyclohydrolase I FolE: protein MTTNVPDVDLAADPFMQEELELPGLSALTGQWLAAVGEDPQREGLLRTPHRVAKAWNFLTDGYRMTLQEAAGNAVFEAEGSEMVIVKDIEFYSMCEHHMLPFYGRAHIAYIPDGKILGLSKFARIVDLYARRLQVQERITTQLADAVQELLDPKGVAVLMEGTHLCMAMRGVQKQNSSTTTSAMRGVFRDDPRTRAEFMSATQTTLRSR, encoded by the coding sequence ATGACCACGAACGTCCCCGATGTCGATCTCGCCGCCGATCCATTCATGCAGGAGGAATTGGAATTGCCCGGCCTGAGCGCCCTGACCGGGCAGTGGCTGGCCGCGGTGGGCGAGGATCCACAGCGCGAGGGCCTGCTCAGGACCCCACACCGCGTGGCCAAGGCGTGGAATTTTCTGACAGACGGCTACCGCATGACCCTGCAGGAGGCCGCAGGAAACGCTGTCTTCGAGGCCGAGGGCAGCGAGATGGTGATCGTCAAGGACATCGAGTTCTACTCCATGTGTGAGCATCACATGCTGCCCTTCTATGGGCGTGCGCATATCGCCTACATTCCCGACGGCAAGATCTTGGGGCTAAGCAAGTTCGCGCGGATCGTGGATCTGTATGCCCGGCGGCTGCAGGTGCAGGAGCGGATCACCACGCAACTGGCCGACGCCGTGCAGGAACTGTTGGACCCCAAGGGGGTGGCCGTGCTGATGGAAGGCACGCACCTATGCATGGCGATGCGCGGCGTGCAGAAGCAGAATTCGTCTACCACCACCAGCGCCATGCGCGGGGTGTTCCGCGACGATCCGCGCACCCGCGCCGAGTTCATGAGCGCCACGCAGACCACCCTGCGCTCGCGCTGA
- a CDS encoding HD domain-containing protein translates to MFRRRRPLPPFPSGGLLVGGAARDWLRGESPKDYDWAVPEPVGAARTMADALGGSAFPLDEERGYWRVHLPGEVHHDFVPLPADVNQDLLRRDFTVNALAITEDRQVLDPSNGRADVKARQLRMVSAANLRADPLRAWRAGRLEITLGFRLEPGTEGEVRAVAAELAGGTLKMPATERIRDEVHALLLHPNAAHGLKRLEDLGLLALTLPELREGIGLQQGGFHHLDVFEHGLEALHQLLARLPDAPLPLRWAALLHDVGKPRSHTVDPDTGLTHFYGHDKLGAALTTQMLGRLKLPGDDIRHAARLVEAHMVPLPAGEKEARRFVHRRRDLLPDLLWVMLADREAARGPSSSDASRHAYAVAMGRVLEALEDRPAQPRPLLTGADVMALLDIPPGPRVGEVMRALDEGVALGEVMDEAQARTFVRAWAEHNTDRR, encoded by the coding sequence ATGTTCCGCCGCCGCCGGCCCCTCCCCCCCTTTCCGTCCGGAGGCCTGCTGGTGGGCGGCGCGGCGCGGGACTGGCTGCGCGGCGAGTCCCCGAAAGATTACGACTGGGCTGTGCCGGAGCCGGTGGGGGCCGCGCGGACGATGGCGGACGCGCTGGGCGGCTCGGCCTTCCCGCTGGACGAGGAACGCGGCTACTGGCGGGTACACCTGCCGGGCGAGGTCCACCACGACTTCGTGCCGCTGCCCGCCGACGTGAATCAGGACCTCCTGCGGCGGGATTTTACCGTCAACGCGCTGGCCATCACTGAAGACCGGCAGGTGCTGGACCCGTCGAACGGACGAGCGGACGTAAAGGCGCGGCAGCTGCGGATGGTGAGCGCGGCCAACCTGCGGGCCGATCCGCTGCGGGCGTGGCGGGCGGGGCGGCTGGAGATCACGCTGGGCTTCCGGCTGGAGCCCGGAACGGAAGGGGAGGTGCGAGCGGTGGCGGCGGAACTGGCGGGCGGCACGCTGAAGATGCCGGCCACCGAGCGCATCCGCGACGAGGTGCACGCCCTGCTGCTGCACCCGAACGCCGCCCACGGTCTGAAACGCCTTGAAGACTTGGGCCTGCTCGCCCTGACCCTGCCCGAACTGCGTGAGGGCATTGGCCTCCAGCAGGGCGGTTTCCACCATCTGGACGTTTTCGAGCATGGACTGGAGGCACTGCACCAGCTGCTGGCCCGCCTGCCGGACGCGCCGCTGCCCCTGCGCTGGGCCGCACTCCTCCATGATGTGGGCAAACCCCGCTCCCATACCGTGGACCCCGACACGGGCCTCACCCACTTTTACGGCCACGACAAGCTGGGGGCGGCATTGACGACGCAGATGCTGGGCCGCCTGAAATTGCCGGGCGACGACATCAGGCACGCGGCCCGGCTGGTGGAAGCCCATATGGTCCCGCTGCCCGCCGGGGAAAAGGAGGCCCGGCGCTTTGTCCACCGCCGCCGCGATCTGCTGCCGGACCTGCTGTGGGTGATGCTGGCGGACCGCGAGGCCGCGCGGGGGCCGAGCAGCTCTGACGCCAGCCGCCACGCCTACGCCGTCGCCATGGGCCGGGTGCTGGAGGCGCTGGAGGACCGCCCTGCACAGCCCAGGCCGCTGCTGACGGGGGCGGACGTGATGGCCCTGCTGGACATCCCGCCCGGCCCCCGCGTGGGCGAGGTGATGCGGGCACTGGACGAGGGGGTGGCGCTGGGCGAGGTAATGGACGAGGCGCAGGCGCGGACCTTCGTCAGGGCCTGGGCGGAGCACAACACGGACAGACGCTAG
- a CDS encoding asparaginase, protein MQRSMKRLAVIHTGGTIASRPSPDGRGLTPQQAPSLPGLLGVEVHDFQPFNLPSPHITPAHMLELAGLIRQLAPDHDGIVVTHGTDTLEETAFALHLLLSTPTPVVLTGSMRHAGEVSWDGPANLLDAAGVALHPQSAGRGPLVVFGGDVFDARTVTKVHTTAVDAFGGYPGPIGRIDRTQDAAYVRYFATPEARRTYLPHSLNARVDILYAYAGWRGEGFAGAQTGADGIVIAALGTGNLPAELLPLIAATAQPVIIATRTHAGPVLPVYGYAGGGATLVEAGAIPASFLNAHKARILLLTLLGSGLEREEIRTVFGEGGF, encoded by the coding sequence ATGCAGCGTTCCATGAAGCGTCTCGCCGTGATCCACACCGGCGGCACCATCGCCAGCCGTCCCAGCCCCGATGGGCGTGGGCTGACCCCCCAGCAGGCCCCCAGTCTGCCCGGATTGCTGGGGGTGGAGGTGCATGACTTTCAGCCCTTCAACCTCCCCAGTCCGCACATCACGCCCGCGCATATGCTGGAGCTTGCCGGGCTGATCCGGCAACTCGCCCCGGACCACGACGGTATTGTCGTGACCCACGGTACCGACACGCTGGAGGAAACGGCCTTCGCGCTGCACTTGCTGCTCTCGACCCCCACACCTGTCGTCCTGACCGGCAGCATGCGGCACGCGGGAGAGGTGTCGTGGGACGGCCCGGCAAACCTGCTGGATGCCGCCGGAGTGGCGTTGCATCCCCAGAGCGCCGGACGCGGCCCGCTGGTGGTCTTTGGCGGCGACGTCTTCGACGCACGGACCGTGACCAAGGTGCATACCACTGCCGTGGACGCCTTCGGCGGTTATCCCGGCCCGATTGGACGGATTGACCGCACGCAGGATGCCGCCTACGTCCGCTATTTCGCCACCCCTGAAGCCCGGCGCACCTACCTGCCCCACAGTCTGAATGCCCGCGTGGACATCCTGTACGCCTACGCGGGCTGGCGCGGCGAGGGCTTCGCTGGCGCACAGACCGGGGCTGACGGCATTGTGATTGCCGCCCTGGGGACCGGCAACCTGCCCGCCGAACTGCTGCCCCTCATTGCCGCCACGGCACAGCCCGTGATTATCGCCACCCGCACCCACGCCGGCCCCGTGCTGCCGGTTTACGGCTATGCGGGCGGCGGCGCGACGCTGGTGGAGGCCGGGGCCATTCCCGCCAGCTTCCTGAACGCCCACAAGGCCCGCATCCTGCTGCTGACGCTGCTGGGATCGGGCCTAGAGAGGGAGGAAATCAGGACTGTGTTCGGGGAGGGAGGATTTTAA
- a CDS encoding universal stress protein, protein MTQSEPTSTGFAKIAVGVDFSPSSQHALAVARARFPGAQIRLLHVTDARVTASPDLMGGVTPAVFDAGLLNSLEDSDARRLAALMQDGEETEQLVGDPVTGIVEAAARWGADLIVVGTHAQGALEHFFIGSSAEKIVGRSHTPVLTVRLPDRHT, encoded by the coding sequence ATGACCCAGAGTGAACCGACCTCGACTGGTTTTGCCAAGATTGCCGTGGGCGTGGATTTCTCGCCCTCCAGCCAGCACGCGCTGGCGGTGGCCCGGGCCCGCTTCCCCGGTGCGCAGATCCGGCTGCTGCACGTCACTGACGCGCGCGTGACCGCCTCGCCGGACCTGATGGGCGGCGTGACCCCGGCGGTCTTCGATGCGGGGCTGCTGAACTCGCTGGAGGACTCCGACGCCCGGCGGCTGGCCGCGCTGATGCAGGACGGCGAGGAAACCGAGCAACTCGTGGGCGATCCGGTGACCGGCATCGTGGAGGCCGCTGCGCGCTGGGGCGCGGACCTGATCGTGGTCGGCACGCACGCGCAGGGTGCGCTCGAACACTTCTTCATCGGCAGCAGCGCCGAGAAGATCGTGGGCCGCAGCCATACCCCGGTGCTGACCGTTCGTCTGCCCGACCGCCACACATGA
- a CDS encoding LptA/OstA family protein, with product MKRIALMIGLLSLTALAQTAANPNRIVKIQGGARGNVRTGPLTYSGNPVKATVSTLKIEAAQATLAAPSGVALLEAEGKRTANFTGNVQVDRGRLSASGSALAYSEATGQGVLSGNPSATFVPEDKEDGDKVSINASQMSLDVDNNVSTSTGNVRLTNGNQTGKADKLIFDEDKELAQMTGMPSLTRAAKANQKELTITGQEVRALTKTKTLYVSGGVKLVQGTQTTTGNAVYYDDRKNVAYVVGNAVSVDSKSKVTVRAPASGYLEQRTDLGRVRALNSAYKIPVEQFKLSGEK from the coding sequence ATGAAACGAATTGCCCTGATGATCGGTCTGCTGAGCCTGACCGCGCTGGCCCAGACCGCCGCCAACCCCAACCGCATCGTCAAGATCCAGGGTGGGGCGCGCGGCAACGTCCGCACCGGACCACTGACGTACAGCGGTAACCCGGTCAAGGCCACCGTCAGTACCCTGAAGATTGAGGCCGCGCAGGCCACCCTCGCCGCCCCCAGCGGAGTCGCGCTGCTGGAGGCCGAAGGCAAGCGCACCGCCAACTTCACAGGCAACGTGCAGGTCGACCGTGGCCGCCTGAGCGCCAGCGGCAGTGCCCTGGCCTACAGCGAGGCCACCGGGCAAGGTGTCCTGAGCGGCAATCCCAGCGCCACCTTCGTCCCCGAAGACAAGGAAGACGGCGACAAGGTGAGCATCAATGCCTCGCAGATGAGCCTGGACGTGGACAACAACGTCTCCACCAGCACGGGCAACGTCCGCCTGACCAACGGCAACCAGACTGGTAAAGCCGACAAACTGATCTTTGACGAGGACAAGGAACTGGCCCAGATGACCGGCATGCCCAGCCTGACCCGCGCGGCCAAGGCCAACCAGAAGGAACTGACCATCACCGGTCAAGAGGTCCGGGCGCTGACCAAGACCAAGACGCTGTACGTGTCGGGCGGCGTCAAACTGGTGCAGGGAACGCAGACCACCACCGGCAATGCGGTGTACTACGACGACCGCAAGAATGTGGCCTACGTGGTGGGCAACGCGGTTAGCGTGGACAGCAAGAGCAAGGTCACGGTCCGCGCCCCGGCCAGCGGCTACCTGGAACAGCGCACGGACCTCGGGCGCGTGCGTGCCCTGAACTCGGCGTACAAGATTCCCGTCGAACAGTTCAAGCTGAGCGGCGAGAAGTAA
- a CDS encoding TatD family hydrolase, which translates to MIDTHCHLDYLDDPASARGELGLSAMVCIGASPEHARNAVVLAEQFPDVYATVGLHPTDTTEDTPEARRELEQLARHPRVVGLGESGLDDYWDDTQRAAQRRAFEWQLELAQRLGKPLVIHTRDQQGQDSAHRGVMDVLGQWPDVPVILHCFSGHPDLLRFGLERGEHTFFGFAGNTTYKNAHEIHEAARTLPLERMLLETDAPFLAPVPKRGKPNRPGYVRHTLDFIASLREMPADVLERMTDANARRAYRLGTRAEASEAAV; encoded by the coding sequence ATGATCGACACCCACTGCCACCTCGACTACCTGGACGATCCGGCCTCCGCGCGCGGAGAGCTGGGCCTGAGCGCGATGGTCTGCATCGGCGCAAGCCCCGAGCATGCCCGGAACGCCGTCGTCCTGGCCGAACAGTTTCCTGACGTATACGCCACCGTGGGCCTGCATCCCACCGACACCACAGAGGACACCCCGGAGGCGCGGCGCGAGCTGGAGCAACTGGCCCGTCATCCACGCGTGGTGGGTCTGGGCGAGAGCGGACTGGACGACTACTGGGACGACACTCAGCGGGCCGCGCAACGCCGCGCCTTCGAGTGGCAACTGGAGCTCGCGCAACGCCTGGGCAAGCCGCTGGTAATTCACACCCGCGACCAACAGGGCCAGGACAGTGCCCACCGGGGCGTGATGGACGTGCTGGGCCAGTGGCCGGACGTGCCCGTCATCCTGCACTGCTTCAGCGGTCACCCGGACCTGCTGCGCTTTGGGCTGGAGCGCGGCGAGCACACCTTCTTCGGCTTCGCGGGCAACACCACCTACAAGAACGCCCACGAGATTCACGAGGCCGCCCGTACGCTGCCCCTGGAACGCATGCTGCTCGAAACGGACGCGCCCTTCCTGGCCCCCGTGCCCAAACGCGGCAAGCCCAACCGCCCCGGCTACGTGCGCCACACGCTGGATTTTATCGCCAGTCTGCGTGAGATGCCTGCCGACGTGCTGGAGCGAATGACGGACGCGAACGCGCGTCGGGCCTACCGGCTGGGAACGCGGGCCGAGGCGTCAGAGGCTGCTGTCTAA
- the glmU gene encoding bifunctional UDP-N-acetylglucosamine diphosphorylase/glucosamine-1-phosphate N-acetyltransferase GlmU, whose protein sequence is MTAYRRPLDVVILAAGQGTRMNSALPKVLHPVAGRPMVSWAVKAARELGARHVVVVTGHGAQAVEAALEDQKVVFARQEQRLGTGHAFLCGIDALTTALPEDARRDADVLVLYGDTPLLRSGTLEAMLEDHRARGSALTILTGELPDATGYGRIIRDAQGDVERIVEQKDATPTEAAVGEFNSGVYLMDSRAGELAHRIGNHNAAGEYYLTDLLGLYRAEGEVAHAFKLSDPDEVMGANDRAGLAELETILRRRINAAHMAGGVTLHDPDTTRIEDTVKLARDVTLEPGVILRGQTSLGEGVSVGAYSVVSDSVLEAGVVVKAHSVLEGAHVGAGSDVGPFARLRPGSVLGEGVHIGNFVETKNARLSAGVKAGHLAYLGDVEIGAETNVGAGTIVANFDGVNKHPSRIGAGVFIGSNSTIIAPRTVGDAAFIAAGSAVHEDVPEGAMAVARGKQRNIEGWSRRYWGGMRERVRQKLPWLSGWLDREG, encoded by the coding sequence ATGACTGCATATAGACGTCCGCTGGACGTGGTGATCCTTGCGGCGGGTCAGGGGACCCGCATGAATTCTGCCCTCCCCAAGGTGCTGCACCCGGTCGCGGGCCGCCCGATGGTGTCCTGGGCCGTGAAAGCGGCGCGTGAGCTGGGCGCACGGCACGTCGTGGTGGTGACCGGACACGGCGCGCAGGCGGTGGAGGCGGCGCTGGAGGATCAGAAGGTGGTCTTCGCCCGTCAGGAGCAACGGCTCGGCACGGGGCACGCCTTTCTCTGCGGGATCGACGCGCTGACCACCGCCCTGCCTGAAGACGCCCGGCGGGACGCGGACGTGCTGGTGCTCTACGGCGACACGCCGCTGCTGCGCTCTGGGACGCTGGAAGCCATGCTGGAGGACCACCGCGCGCGCGGCAGCGCCCTGACCATTCTGACCGGAGAACTGCCCGACGCCACCGGGTACGGCCGGATCATCCGCGACGCGCAGGGCGATGTGGAACGCATCGTGGAACAGAAGGACGCCACTCCCACGGAGGCGGCGGTGGGCGAATTCAACAGCGGCGTGTACCTGATGGACTCGCGGGCCGGCGAGCTGGCGCACCGGATCGGCAACCACAACGCGGCGGGCGAATATTACCTGACCGATCTGCTGGGCCTGTACCGCGCCGAGGGCGAGGTGGCCCACGCCTTCAAGCTCAGTGACCCCGACGAGGTCATGGGCGCCAACGACCGCGCGGGCCTGGCCGAACTGGAGACCATCCTGCGCCGCCGCATCAACGCGGCCCACATGGCCGGGGGCGTCACGCTCCACGATCCCGACACCACGCGGATTGAGGACACCGTGAAACTGGCCCGCGACGTAACGCTGGAACCCGGCGTGATCCTGCGCGGTCAGACCTCTCTTGGCGAGGGCGTGAGCGTGGGGGCCTACAGCGTGGTCAGCGACAGCGTGCTGGAGGCGGGCGTGGTGGTCAAGGCCCACAGCGTGCTGGAGGGGGCGCACGTCGGCGCGGGCAGCGATGTCGGCCCCTTTGCCCGCCTGCGCCCCGGCAGCGTGCTGGGCGAGGGCGTGCACATCGGCAACTTCGTGGAGACCAAGAACGCGCGCCTGAGCGCCGGGGTCAAGGCCGGACACCTGGCCTACCTGGGTGACGTCGAGATCGGCGCAGAGACCAACGTTGGAGCGGGCACGATTGTCGCCAACTTCGACGGCGTCAACAAACATCCCAGCCGGATCGGCGCGGGCGTCTTTATCGGCAGCAACAGCACGATCATCGCCCCGCGCACGGTGGGCGACGCCGCCTTCATTGCCGCCGGAAGCGCCGTCCATGAGGACGTGCCCGAGGGCGCCATGGCCGTGGCCCGTGGCAAGCAGCGCAACATTGAGGGCTGGTCACGGCGCTACTGGGGCGGCATGCGTGAGAGGGTGCGGCAGAAACTGCCATGGCTCTCTGGCTGGCTGGACCGGGAGGGATAG
- a CDS encoding lactate/malate family dehydrogenase: protein MKVGVVGAGLVGATAAYAMTLRDSCSELVLVDQDGGRAQAEAQDIAHAAPISHGVRVESGDYAALEGSRVVLVAAGANQKPGEGRPELLDRNAEIFRQIIPQVAACAPGAVLLIATNPVDALTDLAVRLAPGHAVMGSGTVLDSARLRWLIAQHAGVDATNVHGYVLGEHGDSEVIAWSSATVAGLPVAEFMAARGLPWTPEIRAGIEAGTRGAAASIIGGKRATYYGIGAALARIVERVLGDRRAVLTVSAPTPEYGVSLSLPRIVASGGIEASVLPNLTDEEKTALERSAAVLRASVARLGL from the coding sequence ATGAAAGTCGGAGTCGTCGGCGCAGGGCTGGTGGGGGCCACCGCCGCTTACGCGATGACCCTGCGCGATTCGTGCAGTGAGCTGGTCCTGGTCGATCAGGACGGAGGCCGGGCGCAAGCCGAGGCCCAGGATATTGCCCACGCTGCCCCGATCAGCCACGGCGTGCGGGTGGAAAGCGGCGACTACGCGGCGCTGGAGGGCAGCCGGGTGGTCCTGGTGGCTGCGGGGGCCAACCAGAAGCCCGGTGAGGGCCGCCCGGAATTGCTGGACCGCAACGCCGAGATCTTCCGGCAGATCATCCCGCAGGTGGCCGCGTGCGCTCCCGGCGCGGTGCTGCTGATCGCCACCAACCCGGTGGATGCGCTGACCGATCTGGCCGTTCGGCTGGCTCCCGGCCACGCGGTGATGGGGTCCGGCACGGTGCTGGACAGCGCGCGGCTGCGCTGGCTGATCGCGCAGCACGCCGGTGTGGACGCCACCAATGTTCACGGCTACGTGCTGGGCGAGCACGGCGACAGCGAGGTTATCGCCTGGAGCAGCGCCACGGTGGCCGGGCTGCCGGTGGCCGAATTCATGGCGGCGCGCGGCCTGCCCTGGACTCCCGAAATCCGTGCCGGGATCGAGGCCGGTACGCGGGGCGCCGCCGCCAGCATTATCGGTGGCAAGCGGGCCACCTATTACGGCATTGGCGCGGCGCTGGCCCGCATTGTCGAGCGGGTGCTGGGGGACCGCCGGGCCGTGCTGACCGTCAGCGCGCCCACTCCCGAATACGGCGTCAGCCTCAGCCTGCCGCGTATCGTGGCGTCGGGAGGCATCGAGGCCAGCGTGCTGCCCAACCTGACCGACGAAGAAAAGACCGCACTGGAGCGCAGTGCGGCCGTCCTCAGGGCGTCGGTGGCGAGGCTGGGTCTGTAG